One Dictyostelium discoideum AX4 chromosome 3 chromosome, whole genome shotgun sequence genomic region harbors:
- the CYP522A1 gene encoding cytochrome P450 family protein: MILTIVIIILTVIFVNKYLLNNGGKNDLRKVQGPFNLPLLGALYAFDKERFHKSFDKFYDKYKDFYFIKFGQHDCIVLNSPKLIKQVVIEQSDSVFERFHTPSIKRYAQGKSILGCSPDEWKKLRSFIVISFSKNKMGQQVLDKIFHTQYLKFENHIKKLIKSNNNIVTLEPEFKRLTISIIFNFQFGTDLEFTDPLIDSLLVCTEKIIASCQKASDLMPIFEIFTSYKDIDGVVKEMYALVKPFLEKYLKQHDRNNPKCALDHMINCILDQDEPKLITYEHLPHFLMDMFIGGTESTARTMDWFTLMMTNRKEMQDRIRTELLDVGIRLPVLVDKQKYPLLNASIKEIHRLRPIQPIIASRVVNDPIVLKHECSAKGESYTIPVGTLIIPNAHSFNFDPQYHKDPLTFNPNRYIGDNPEILHMTFDIGIRTCPFMSFAIDELFIIFSRLFQSFEFQPIDNTPISEEAFTINSIRPKQWSCQVIERDHK; the protein is encoded by the exons ATGATATTAactatagtaataataattttaacagtaatttttgtaaataaatatttattaaataatggtggtaaaaatgatttacGAAAAGTACAAGGTCCATTcaatttaccattattagGTGCATTATATGCATTTGATAAAGAAAGATTTCATAAAagttttgataaattttatgacaaatataaagatttttatttcattaaatttggtCAACATGATtgtattgttttaaattcaccaaaattaattaaacaagtTGTAATAGAACAAAGTGATAGTGTTTTCGAAAGATTTCATACaccatcaattaaaagatacGCTCAAGGTAAAAGTATTTTAGGATGTAGTCCTGATGAATGGAAAAAGTTAAGATCATTCattgtaatttcattttcaaaaaataaaatgggtCAACAAGTATTGGATAAAATATTTCATactcaatatttaaaatttgaaaatcatattaaaaaattaatcaaatcaaataataatatc gTTACATTGGAGCCTGAATTTAAAAGACTTAcaattagtattattttcaattttcaatttggtACAGATTTAGAATTTACTGATccattaattgattctttattaGTGTGTactgaaaaaataattgcaAGTTGTCAAAAAGCATCAGATTTAATGccaatatttgaaatatttacaagt TATAAAGATATTGATGGTGTAGTTAAAGAAATGTATGCATTGGTTAAACCATTTTTagagaaatatttaaaacaacaCGACAGAAATAATCCAAAATGTGCATTAGATCATATGATAAATTGTATATTAGATCAAGATGaaccaaaattaattacaTATGAACATTTGCCACATTTCTTAATGGATATGTTTATAGGTGGTACTGAATCAACTGCTAGAACAATG GACTGGTTTACATTAATGATGACAAATAGAAAAGAGATGCAAGATAGAATACGTACAGAATTATTAGATGTTGGTATTAGATTACCAGTTTTAGTTGATAAACAAAAGTATCCATTGTTAAATgcatcaattaaagaaattcatAGATTAAGACCAATTCAACCTATTATTGCTTCACGTGTTGTTAATGAtccaattgttttaaaacatGAATGTAGTGCCAAAGGTGAAAGTTATACTATTCCAGTTGGTACATTAATCATACCAAATGCACATTCATTCAACTTTGATCCACAATATCACAAAGACCCATTAACTTTCAATCCAAATCGTTACATTGGTGATAATCCTGAAATCCTTCATATGACATTTGATATTGGTATTAGAACATGTCCATTCATGTCATTTGCTATCGAtgaattgtttattatattcTCTAGATTATTCCAGTCTTTTGAATTCCAACCAATTGACAATACACCAATATCAGAAGAAGCttttacaattaattcaattagaCCAAAACAATGGTCATGTCAAGTAATTGAAAGAGatcataaataa